The segment GAGATAATTTAAAAGCTACAGACAGAAGCGCCACGGATTTAAATCCGTGGCGCACCAGCTTAACGACTATATCCCTTCGAAATTTGCTGCAACATATTCACCTCCCAAAGTCAGAAACACATAAAGTTTTCGCTTGTCATTATCGGTGATTTTGTCATTAATAAAAATGGCCACCCATACAGAATTACCACTAATCACTTTTTTCTCAATTGAATTTGCAGCAATAAGCGCCCAGCTTTTATCCAGTTTGTCTCTTTTTACAAGCCCATCAACTATTTTCATCGCGTTTTCTTTAATTGTCGCCTCATCCACGGGTGCCTTAGCCATATGACCACCCCCGTGAGCGTAAGCGTTGCTTACAAAAGCTGAGAAAGAGAAAAAACTGAGTAATAATCCAAAGATTAATGTTCTTAATTGCATGAAATATACCTCCTAAAGTGAACCAATAGTATTGTTGATTATAACGTTATATTTTTTTACTGGTTTGGCTTTTTGCATGGCCTCTTCTAAATCTAATCGCAGATATTCGCCTTTTACTTTCAATGCGATGATAACGGGGAACGAGTTGTTGTTTTTCCAGTACCAACCATGTGTGCCTTTAAAGGTTGTGGCTAGAGAACCACTTGATTGGCTGTCCGTACTTTTTTCAAAGCTCTCGAAATAGCCTGTTGTATCGCCTGTTGGTTCGCCGTGGAAATCAAAAAATAGCTCTGCATCGTTGGTCTGCCATGCATATTCAAGCGTTGCGCCTTTCTCAAGGTAAAACTTGTATTCCTTTTCCCCTCTGGCTGGAATGGTTATGCTGATTATATCCTTCCAATGAGCTTGTTGAGATGTTTCAAGTTTTTCCGCGTTTGCAACTCGTTTATTGCTTTTCGCTCGCTGTGAGGGTTTCGCAACAGCAGCATATTCCTCGGAATTATTGTCGTGTGAATATCCGTGCATCTGCATTAGGAAAAGCAGGCTTCCCGCCACGATCAGGCCATGATTTGCGACCAGGCTGAAAGCCTCAAAGGATTGGCTTTTTCGCCATACGGCAATGAGAAGCAACATCAGAGCCAATGCGCTGATTTGTCCCAGTTCGATGCCAACATTAAATGATATGATGTTTAGCAACAAACTGTCTTCGCTTAACGGCAGTTGCTGCAGCCTGGTGGATAAGCCGAAGCCGTGAACCAGACCTAGTCCGGCAATCATTAACATCATGTTCGGTGGGTTCATATTGAGATATTTGCGGAAACCCTGGATGTTGGCAAAGGCTATATAACAGACGCTCAGAGCGACCACAGCATCTATGGCAAAGTAGTTCAGTTGGATTGCGTTAAAAGTAGCATAGATCAGGGTCACACTATGGCCAACTGTAAACGCGGTGATGTACTTGACGATATCGCGAAAATTGTTCAGGAAAAAGATGATCCCGAAAACAAACAATAGGTGGTCGTACCCCGTCAACATATGCGTTGCCCCGAGCCACATATATCGCAAATTACCACCTTCGATAATGGCCAGCTTGTCGGCTTCCGACATGCCGTGCGCATAGGCAAATTGTGATAGTAGCGAAAATACGAACAGCCCTACTAATAGGGAGAAATTATTCGATTTCAATAACATTGTTTACATATCTCCAAAGTTTACTTGTTTTTGTTTGCGTCTCGCCGCTATCGATAGCTATATATAAAAGCAAATCTATTGCTTGTTGCAGAAAGCAATATCAATTACAGCTACAGCCGCGATTAAGTTGGGCGGGGTTACTTTGGAGGCGCGCGAAGGGGGGTATGGAGCAAGTAATATAGCGATAGAAGTTTTGCATTGAAAATATGTCGCCTACGAGTGCCCCGTAACAGGGGAACGGACAAAGCAATACCAGCAAGAAGAAATAGGAAGATGGATAACTTGAACAAATCAACCGCCTTCAGAGAAGTATCAGTGTTGATATCGATGACCGCATGGTGGTGATGGTCGTGAGTATCGCCATGATGATGAATATTATTCATTGCGTTTAGCAGAGAGAGCGCTGCATGCACATCGATGCTATGCCCTGCGGTTGCTGGCGAGGGAGTTTCATCATGCTGGATATGCATGTGTACTTTGAACATCTGTCCGAGTAATAGGGCAACGCTCAAGCATATAATCAGTGCGTATTTAGAAACCGACTGATTAGCGTATATTTTCACTGGGCACCAGTTTAGATGTGATCGTAGTGCGATTCAACTGTTTAGATTCCATTATTTACAGATCATTCTGCAGATGTTTTGCTGAGAATACCAGATGGTTATCTAAAGTGCCTTTAACACCTCTAGAATCATAGCGTTATAATTGGCTCCCCGGGCGGGAGGCTCAGCAAAACAGTATCCAATTGATTTTCTATGTCTTGCGCTGAAGGTTGTCACGCAAGAATGTAATTTCCCTTTATCCTTGTTATAGCGCCGCCGCCGATAAGTATCTGCCGCTCTCCCGTAGGCAAGACATCCGTTTTCAGGAGTACAGTATTAAACCTTTCCCGCTCACCGTTCTGTTCAATCGTGAAGGGCTCGCCGTCCCATAGGCCCAGATTCAGCAGGTAATAGCCAAGCGCAGAGTTACAGGAGCCAGAAGCAGGGTCCTCCAGATACCCGAATGTTACGGCAAAATTCCTGATACGGAACCTGTTACTTTTATCTACAACTTCTTTCGAGTAGACAGCCACATTGTCTATGCCGATATCCTCGCAATACCTGTTTAATGTATCAAAGTCCGGGTTCATTTCCAGCACATCCTCCAGCCTCTTTATGGGAACGAGCAGGGTGTTCAGCCCACCATTCACCACCTTCAGTGGCGGGTCTTCCTCTATGCAGGAGATATTGTAGCCAAGCGCGTTTGCCACCTCCGCTACATTTATCTTTAAATCCCAAAATGAAGGTAATGGAGCGGAAAGGAACACGGCATTTTCTTCCTTCAGGCGGTTATAGAGCTTCACCATCCCCGCA is part of the Nitrospinota bacterium genome and harbors:
- a CDS encoding DUF6488 family protein: MQLRTLIFGLLLSFFSFSAFVSNAYAHGGGHMAKAPVDEATIKENAMKIVDGLVKRDKLDKSWALIAANSIEKKVISGNSVWVAIFINDKITDNDKRKLYVFLTLGGEYVAANFEGI
- a CDS encoding HupE/UreJ family protein, which codes for MLLKSNNFSLLVGLFVFSLLSQFAYAHGMSEADKLAIIEGGNLRYMWLGATHMLTGYDHLLFVFGIIFFLNNFRDIVKYITAFTVGHSVTLIYATFNAIQLNYFAIDAVVALSVCYIAFANIQGFRKYLNMNPPNMMLMIAGLGLVHGFGLSTRLQQLPLSEDSLLLNIISFNVGIELGQISALALMLLLIAVWRKSQSFEAFSLVANHGLIVAGSLLFLMQMHGYSHDNNSEEYAAVAKPSQRAKSNKRVANAEKLETSQQAHWKDIISITIPARGEKEYKFYLEKGATLEYAWQTNDAELFFDFHGEPTGDTTGYFESFEKSTDSQSSGSLATTFKGTHGWYWKNNNSFPVIIALKVKGEYLRLDLEEAMQKAKPVKKYNVIINNTIGSL
- a CDS encoding PhzF family phenazine biosynthesis protein gives rise to the protein MKEFKFKKVDAFATPLSDGNPAAVVFLEDGEEIGDSEMQKIATELKGFVCEVAYVRQIGGNSFRLRYFSSEREVEFCGHATIATFCDLLKQDDFQHMESVDLHVNAGMVKLYNRLKEENAVFLSAPLPSFWDLKINVAEVANALGYNISCIEEDPPLKVVNGGLNTLLVPIKRLEDVLEMNPDFDTLNRYCEDIGIDNVAVYSKEVVDKSNRFRIRNFAVTFGYLEDPASGSCNSALGYYLLNLGLWDGEPFTIEQNGERERFNTVLLKTDVLPTGERQILIGGGAITRIKGNYILA